The Oleomonas cavernae genome contains a region encoding:
- a CDS encoding (2Fe-2S) ferredoxin domain-containing protein — protein sequence MSYYEHHVFFCCNQRAPGERTCCNDKGATRVRDYAKKQIKKLGLAAPGQVRVNMAGCLERCEEGPCIVVYPQGVWYTYVDEEDVDEIIRAAYPEGRDRGAAAPARRAARQMIRPVLRMGDPRLLRVAQPVTAFGTPSCESWWRTCSTPCARSTARAWRRRRSAWTCAW from the coding sequence ATGAGTTACTACGAGCACCACGTCTTCTTCTGCTGCAACCAGCGCGCGCCGGGCGAGCGCACCTGCTGCAACGACAAGGGCGCCACCCGCGTGCGCGACTACGCCAAGAAGCAGATCAAGAAGCTGGGCCTGGCGGCGCCGGGCCAGGTCCGCGTCAACATGGCGGGCTGCCTGGAGCGCTGCGAGGAGGGCCCCTGCATCGTGGTTTACCCGCAGGGCGTCTGGTACACCTACGTCGACGAGGAAGACGTGGACGAGATCATCCGAGCGGCATATCCAGAAGGGCGAGATCGTGGAGCGGCTGCGCCTGCCCGACGCGCCGCCCGCCAAATGATCCGCCCGGTGCTGCGCATGGGCGACCCGCGCCTGCTGCGCGTGGCGCAGCCGGTGACGGCCTTCGGCACGCCGAGCTGCGAGAGCTGGTGGCGGACATGTTCGACACCATGCGCGCGCTCAACGGCGCGGGCCTGGCGGCGCCGCA